In one window of Pseudomonas putida DNA:
- a CDS encoding YkgJ family cysteine cluster protein: MSEQNPCLTCGACCGYFRVSFFWGECQSSGGLVPDDLVVQINPTRVAMIGTDAKPCRCISLDGEIGNKVGCTIYENRSTPCREFDASWENGVHNPSCDDARAAYGLPPLTPPGANEPHWPDDGAEVA; this comes from the coding sequence ATGTCCGAACAGAACCCTTGCCTGACCTGCGGCGCCTGCTGCGGCTACTTTCGTGTGTCTTTCTTCTGGGGTGAATGCCAGTCCTCGGGCGGGTTGGTGCCCGACGATCTGGTGGTGCAGATCAATCCGACCCGTGTGGCGATGATCGGCACAGACGCCAAGCCTTGCCGCTGTATCAGCCTGGACGGCGAGATCGGCAACAAGGTCGGGTGCACCATCTACGAGAATCGTTCCACCCCCTGCCGCGAGTTCGACGCTTCATGGGAGAACGGGGTGCACAATCCCAGCTGTGATGACGCCCGTGCCGCCTATGGCCTGCCACCACTGACACCGCCCGGTGCCAACGAGCCGCACTGGCCTGACGATGGGGCAGAGGTCGCCTGA
- the alaC gene encoding alanine transaminase, whose protein sequence is MANPGSPRRFARIDRLPPYVFNITAELKMAARRRGEDIIDLSMGNPDGATPPHIVEKLVQVAQREDTHGYSTSRGIPRLRRAISNWYKERYEVEIDPDSEAIVTIGSKEGLAHLMLATLDHGDTVLVPNPSYPIHIYGAVIAGAQVRSVPLVPGVDFFNELERAIRESIPKPKMMILGFPSNPTAQCVELDFFERVVALAKQYDVLVVHDLAYADIVYDGWKAPSIMQVPGAKDIAVEFFTLSKSYNMAGWRIGFMVGNPELVSALARIKSYHDYGTFTPLQVAAIAALEGDQQCVRDIAEQYRQRRNLLVKGLHELGWMVENPKASMYVWAKIPEAYAHLGSLEFSKKLLAEAKVCVSPGIGFGDYGDDHVRFALIENQDRIRQAIRGIRQMFRADGLTSK, encoded by the coding sequence ATGGCCAACCCAGGTTCGCCGCGCCGCTTTGCGCGCATCGATCGTCTCCCCCCCTACGTCTTCAACATCACTGCCGAGCTCAAGATGGCGGCACGCCGTCGCGGCGAAGACATCATCGACCTGAGCATGGGCAACCCGGATGGCGCGACCCCGCCACATATCGTCGAGAAGCTGGTGCAGGTCGCCCAGCGTGAAGATACCCACGGCTACTCCACCTCGCGCGGCATCCCGCGCCTGCGCCGCGCCATCTCCAACTGGTACAAGGAACGCTACGAGGTCGAGATCGACCCGGACAGCGAAGCCATCGTCACCATCGGCTCGAAAGAGGGCCTCGCGCACCTGATGCTCGCCACCCTCGACCATGGCGACACGGTGCTGGTGCCCAACCCAAGCTACCCGATTCACATCTACGGGGCGGTGATTGCCGGTGCTCAGGTTCGCTCGGTGCCGCTGGTACCGGGCGTGGACTTCTTCAATGAGCTGGAGCGGGCGATCCGCGAATCGATCCCCAAGCCGAAGATGATGATCCTGGGCTTCCCGTCCAACCCGACTGCACAGTGCGTGGAGTTGGACTTCTTCGAGCGTGTGGTCGCCCTGGCCAAGCAGTACGACGTGCTGGTGGTGCACGACCTCGCTTACGCCGACATCGTCTACGACGGCTGGAAGGCCCCCTCGATCATGCAGGTGCCCGGCGCCAAGGATATCGCGGTGGAATTCTTCACCCTGTCCAAGAGCTACAACATGGCGGGCTGGCGGATCGGTTTCATGGTCGGCAACCCCGAGCTGGTCAGCGCCCTGGCGCGGATCAAGAGCTACCACGACTACGGCACCTTCACTCCGCTGCAAGTGGCGGCAATCGCTGCGCTGGAAGGCGACCAGCAGTGCGTACGCGACATCGCGGAGCAGTACCGGCAACGCCGCAACCTGTTGGTCAAGGGGCTGCATGAGCTGGGCTGGATGGTCGAGAACCCGAAAGCCTCGATGTACGTCTGGGCCAAGATCCCCGAAGCTTATGCGCACCTCGGCTCGCTGGAGTTCTCCAAGAAGTTGCTGGCCGAGGCCAAGGTCTGTGTCTCGCCCGGTATCGGGTTCGGCGACTATGGCGATGACCATGTGCGTTTTGCCCTGATCGAGAACCAGGATCGTATCCGCCAGGCCATCCGCGGCATCCGTCAGATGTTCCGCGCCGACGGCCTGACCAGCAAGTAA
- the cyoE gene encoding heme o synthase, with protein sequence MSVKHFIQITKPGIIFGNVLSVAGGFFLAAKGHVDFALFLAVVVGTSLVVASGCVFNNCIDRDIDQKMERTKNRVMVQGGMSLPLALIYATLLGVAGFSLLYVQANPLSAFCALIGFVVYVGFYSLWLKRKSVHGTLVGSLSGAMPPVIGYCAVSNSFDLAAVTLLVMFSLWQMPHSFAIAIFRFKDYSAANIPVLPVARGILAAKKQIVLYVLAFVLATLMLTLGGYAGLGYLAVAAAMGLYWLYMAWGGYKAEDDSKWARKVFGFSILTVTALSVMMSVDSQTAADVLMTYAR encoded by the coding sequence ATGTCCGTGAAGCACTTTATCCAAATCACCAAACCGGGGATCATTTTCGGTAACGTGCTTTCCGTGGCAGGCGGTTTCTTCCTTGCCGCGAAGGGCCATGTGGACTTCGCCCTGTTCCTGGCGGTGGTAGTAGGTACTTCGCTCGTGGTTGCGTCCGGTTGCGTGTTCAACAACTGCATCGACCGTGACATCGACCAGAAGATGGAACGTACCAAGAACCGCGTCATGGTCCAGGGCGGTATGTCGCTGCCCCTCGCACTGATCTACGCCACCCTGCTTGGGGTGGCGGGCTTCAGCCTGCTGTATGTCCAGGCCAACCCGCTGTCGGCGTTCTGCGCGCTGATCGGCTTCGTGGTCTACGTAGGCTTCTACAGCCTGTGGCTCAAGCGCAAATCGGTGCACGGCACCCTGGTCGGCAGCCTGTCCGGTGCCATGCCTCCGGTGATCGGCTATTGCGCAGTGAGCAACAGCTTCGACCTGGCAGCGGTCACGCTGCTGGTGATGTTCAGCTTGTGGCAGATGCCGCACAGCTTTGCCATCGCCATCTTCCGCTTCAAGGATTACAGCGCTGCCAACATCCCGGTCCTGCCGGTGGCTCGCGGTATCCTGGCGGCGAAGAAGCAGATCGTGCTGTACGTGCTGGCCTTCGTGCTCGCCACGCTGATGCTGACGCTGGGTGGGTATGCCGGTCTGGGTTACCTGGCCGTTGCGGCTGCCATGGGTCTGTACTGGTTGTACATGGCCTGGGGTGGCTACAAGGCCGAGGACGACAGCAAGTGGGCACGCAAGGTGTTCGGCTTCTCCATCCTGACCGTTACCGCGCTGAGCGTGATGATGTCGGTGGACAGCCAGACCGCTGCCGACGTGCTGATGACCTACGCACGCTGA
- the cyoD gene encoding cytochrome o ubiquinol oxidase subunit IV, with product MANAHDTHHEGNHGSVKSYMIGFILSIILTAIPFGLVMYPTLPKNLTVLIVVAMAVIQVVVHLVYFLHMDRSKEQRSTVSTFLFTALVIALLVGLSLWIMFSIHYEMLAK from the coding sequence ATGGCTAACGCACACGACACTCACCACGAAGGTAACCACGGCAGCGTGAAGTCCTACATGATCGGCTTCATCCTGTCGATCATCCTGACCGCGATCCCGTTCGGCCTGGTGATGTATCCGACCCTGCCGAAGAACCTGACCGTCCTGATCGTGGTGGCCATGGCCGTCATCCAGGTCGTGGTGCACCTGGTGTACTTCCTGCACATGGACCGCTCGAAAGAGCAGCGTTCCACTGTCTCGACGTTCCTGTTCACCGCTCTGGTAATCGCACTGCTGGTAGGCCTGTCGCTGTGGATCATGTTCAGCATCCACTACGAAATGTTGGCCAAGTGA
- a CDS encoding cytochrome o ubiquinol oxidase subunit III, translating to MSSQVIHGDAHGHDHGHDDHHHDSGQMTVFGFWLYLMTDCILFASLFATYAVLSGSFAGGPSGHDIFQLDFVLVETAFLLLSSITFGFAMLKMFAGNKAGVLGWLAVTFLFGAGFIAMEIYEFHHLIVEGYGPQRSGFLSAFFALVGTHGLHVTSGLIWMAILMYQINKHGITPTAKTRMSCLSLFWHFLDVVWICVFTVVYLLGVL from the coding sequence ATGTCCAGTCAAGTAATTCACGGCGATGCACATGGTCACGACCATGGGCACGACGATCACCACCACGACTCGGGCCAGATGACCGTCTTCGGTTTCTGGCTGTACCTGATGACCGACTGCATCCTGTTTGCGTCGCTCTTCGCCACCTACGCGGTGCTGTCCGGCAGTTTTGCCGGCGGCCCGTCGGGTCATGACATCTTCCAGCTCGACTTCGTGCTGGTCGAAACCGCATTCCTGCTGCTGTCCTCGATCACCTTCGGCTTCGCCATGCTGAAGATGTTCGCCGGTAACAAGGCAGGCGTACTGGGCTGGTTGGCAGTGACCTTCCTGTTCGGTGCAGGCTTCATCGCGATGGAAATCTACGAGTTCCATCACCTGATCGTTGAAGGCTACGGCCCGCAGCGCAGTGGTTTCCTGTCGGCGTTCTTCGCGCTGGTCGGTACCCACGGCCTGCACGTGACCTCGGGTCTGATCTGGATGGCCATCCTGATGTACCAGATCAACAAGCACGGCATCACGCCGACTGCCAAGACCCGCATGAGCTGCCTGAGCCTGTTCTGGCACTTCCTGGACGTGGTCTGGATCTGCGTCTTCACCGTCGTCTACCTGCTGGGGGTTCTGTAA
- the cyoB gene encoding cytochrome o ubiquinol oxidase subunit I, giving the protein MFGKLSLEAIPYHEPIVMVTLAIVALGGLAVVGALTYFRKWSYLWTEWLTTVDHKKIGVMYIIVAMVMLLRGFADAIMMRTQLAAATGGSEGYLPPEHYDQIFTAHGVIMIIFMAMPFFTGLMNLALPLQIGARDVAFPFLNSLSFYLLLAGVLLVNISLGVGEFAKTGWVAYPPLSGIQYSPGVGVDYYIWALQLSGLGTTLTGVNFLVTVLKMRAPGMKLMDMPIFTWTCTWANVLIVASFPILTAALALLTVDRYLDFHIFTNELGGNPMMYVNLFWAWGHPEVYILILPAFGVFSEVTSTFSSKRLFGHHAMIYASGAIAVLGFAVWLHHFFTMGAGASVNTFFGLATMLISIPTGVKLFNWLFTMYQGRVRFTPPMLWTLGFMVTFSIGGMTGVLLAVPGADFVLHNSLFVIAHFHNVIIGGAVFGYIAGFAFWFPKAFGFTLNEKWGKAAFWFWLSGFYVAFMPLYALGFMGMTRRLNHSDNPLWEPYLYVAVVGAVLILFGIACQLIQLYVSVRDRNQNLDVTGDPWGGRTLEWSTSSPPPFYNFAHMPEKVGLDAWQEAKEAGVAYKVPAKYEAIHMPNNTATGLFMGLFLTIFGFAFIWHIWWLVGASLVATIAVFVRHAARDDQGYMVPAEEVARIEGERQRALQLAGVPTGGARVETFERV; this is encoded by the coding sequence ATGTTCGGTAAATTAAGCCTGGAGGCGATTCCCTATCACGAGCCGATAGTCATGGTGACGCTTGCCATTGTCGCGCTCGGGGGCCTCGCCGTCGTTGGTGCCCTCACCTATTTCCGCAAGTGGTCCTACTTGTGGACCGAGTGGCTGACCACGGTCGACCACAAGAAGATCGGGGTGATGTACATCATCGTCGCGATGGTCATGCTGCTGCGCGGCTTCGCCGACGCCATCATGATGCGTACCCAGTTGGCTGCCGCTACCGGCGGCTCCGAAGGCTACCTGCCGCCTGAACACTATGACCAGATCTTCACCGCCCACGGTGTGATCATGATCATCTTCATGGCGATGCCGTTCTTCACCGGCCTGATGAACCTGGCCCTGCCTCTGCAGATCGGTGCACGTGACGTTGCCTTCCCGTTCCTGAACTCCCTGAGCTTCTACCTGCTGCTGGCAGGTGTGCTGCTGGTCAACATCTCCCTGGGCGTCGGCGAATTCGCCAAGACCGGTTGGGTTGCCTATCCGCCATTGTCGGGGATCCAGTACAGTCCGGGCGTAGGGGTTGACTACTACATCTGGGCGCTACAGCTATCAGGCTTGGGTACGACACTCACAGGCGTGAACTTCCTGGTCACCGTCCTGAAGATGCGCGCACCTGGCATGAAGCTGATGGACATGCCGATCTTCACCTGGACCTGCACCTGGGCCAACGTGCTGATCGTCGCTTCCTTCCCGATCCTGACCGCCGCACTCGCCCTGCTGACCGTTGACCGTTATCTGGACTTCCACATCTTCACCAACGAGCTTGGTGGGAACCCGATGATGTACGTCAACCTGTTCTGGGCCTGGGGTCACCCTGAGGTGTACATCCTGATCCTGCCGGCGTTCGGCGTGTTCTCGGAAGTGACCTCGACCTTCTCCAGCAAGCGTCTGTTCGGCCACCACGCGATGATCTACGCATCGGGTGCCATTGCCGTACTGGGCTTCGCGGTCTGGCTGCACCACTTCTTCACCATGGGTGCAGGCGCCAGCGTCAACACCTTCTTCGGCCTGGCGACGATGCTGATCTCCATTCCGACCGGTGTGAAGCTGTTCAACTGGCTGTTCACCATGTATCAGGGCCGCGTGCGTTTCACTCCGCCGATGCTCTGGACCCTGGGCTTCATGGTCACCTTCTCCATCGGTGGCATGACCGGCGTACTGCTGGCCGTTCCAGGTGCTGACTTCGTGCTGCACAACAGCCTGTTCGTTATCGCCCACTTCCACAACGTGATCATCGGCGGCGCGGTGTTCGGCTACATTGCCGGCTTCGCCTTCTGGTTCCCGAAAGCCTTCGGTTTCACCCTCAACGAGAAGTGGGGCAAGGCGGCATTCTGGTTCTGGCTGTCCGGTTTCTACGTGGCCTTCATGCCGCTGTACGCGCTGGGCTTCATGGGTATGACCCGTCGTCTGAACCACTCCGACAACCCACTGTGGGAACCCTACCTGTACGTGGCCGTGGTCGGTGCAGTGCTGATCCTGTTCGGTATCGCCTGCCAGCTGATCCAGCTGTACGTATCGGTTCGCGACCGCAACCAGAACCTGGACGTCACCGGCGATCCATGGGGTGGCCGTACCCTGGAATGGTCGACTTCGTCGCCACCTCCGTTCTACAACTTCGCCCACATGCCCGAGAAGGTCGGCCTGGACGCCTGGCAAGAAGCCAAGGAAGCCGGTGTCGCCTACAAGGTGCCGGCCAAGTACGAAGCGATCCACATGCCGAACAACACCGCTACCGGTCTGTTCATGGGTCTGTTCCTGACCATCTTCGGCTTCGCTTTCATCTGGCACATCTGGTGGCTGGTGGGTGCGAGCCTGGTAGCAACCATCGCGGTCTTCGTTCGCCACGCTGCGCGTGACGACCAGGGCTACATGGTCCCTGCCGAAGAAGTGGCGCGCATCGAAGGCGAACGCCAGCGGGCCCTGCAGCTTGCCGGTGTACCTACCGGTGGCGCACGTGTCGAAACCTTTGAACGGGTGTAA
- the cyoA gene encoding ubiquinol oxidase subunit II: protein MSKKRYPRLFGILPFLGMLLLSGCNWTLLDPKGQVGIEQKNLILIATGLMLLVVVPVIIMTLVFAWKYRASNKAATYTPDWSHSTKIEAAVWIIPILIIIALGYVTYHSTHKLDPYRPLDSDVKPVQIDVVALDWKWLFIYPEQGIATVNKIVFPANTPVNFRVTSDAVMNSFFIPALGGQIYAMAGMTTKLHLIANENGEFDGISANYSGAGFTGMKFKATATSQADFDAWVAQVKASPKKLDKAEYDALAKPSENNPVELYSEASPDTFQLIVDKYEGMNRGRPSHEEAGSKDLATTKGVETSMQPAAGAEE from the coding sequence ATGAGTAAAAAGCGTTACCCCAGACTGTTTGGCATATTGCCCTTTTTAGGCATGCTTTTACTCAGTGGGTGCAACTGGACCCTGCTCGACCCGAAGGGCCAGGTCGGCATTGAGCAAAAGAACCTGATCCTCATCGCTACCGGCCTGATGCTGCTGGTCGTGGTGCCAGTCATCATCATGACCCTGGTCTTCGCCTGGAAGTACCGTGCTTCCAACAAGGCTGCCACCTACACCCCCGACTGGTCGCACTCGACCAAGATCGAAGCTGCGGTGTGGATCATCCCGATCCTGATCATCATCGCCCTGGGCTACGTCACCTACCACTCCACCCACAAGCTCGACCCTTATCGTCCGCTGGATTCCGATGTGAAGCCGGTGCAGATCGACGTGGTCGCTCTGGACTGGAAATGGCTGTTCATCTACCCGGAGCAGGGTATTGCCACGGTCAACAAGATCGTCTTCCCGGCTAACACCCCGGTCAACTTCCGCGTGACCTCCGACGCCGTGATGAACTCGTTCTTCATCCCTGCGCTGGGCGGCCAGATCTACGCGATGGCTGGCATGACCACCAAGCTGCACCTGATCGCCAACGAAAATGGCGAGTTCGACGGTATCTCCGCGAACTACAGCGGTGCTGGCTTCACCGGTATGAAATTCAAGGCAACCGCCACTTCGCAAGCCGACTTCGATGCATGGGTCGCGCAAGTGAAGGCTTCGCCGAAGAAGCTGGACAAGGCCGAATATGACGCCTTGGCCAAACCAAGCGAAAACAACCCAGTCGAGCTGTACAGCGAGGCTTCGCCTGACACGTTCCAGCTCATCGTCGACAAGTACGAAGGCATGAACCGTGGTCGTCCGAGCCACGAAGAAGCAGGCAGCAAAGACCTGGCCACTACCAAGGGTGTGGAAACGAGTATGCAACCAGCTGCCGGTGCAGAGGAGTAA
- a CDS encoding disulfide bond formation protein B → MNEQTLRLNRERRFLVLLGVICLSLIGGALYMQVVLGEAPCPLCILQRYALLLIALFAFIAAAMPGRRSLTFFEALVVLSAIGGIVAAGNHVYILANPYASCGVDVLQPIVDDLPLARLWPLAFQVDGFCTTPYPPILGLSLAQWALVAFVLTAILVPLGIYRNRRRA, encoded by the coding sequence ATGAACGAACAAACCCTGCGCCTGAATCGGGAACGGCGCTTCCTCGTGCTGTTGGGGGTAATCTGCCTCTCGCTGATCGGCGGCGCGCTGTACATGCAGGTCGTGCTAGGCGAGGCACCTTGCCCGTTATGTATCCTGCAGCGCTATGCCTTGCTGCTGATCGCGCTGTTCGCGTTCATTGCCGCAGCCATGCCCGGACGACGGAGCCTGACCTTCTTCGAGGCGTTGGTCGTGCTGAGCGCAATTGGCGGAATCGTTGCGGCCGGCAACCATGTGTATATACTCGCCAACCCGTACGCCAGTTGCGGTGTCGATGTACTGCAGCCGATCGTCGACGACCTGCCCCTGGCGCGACTCTGGCCCCTGGCATTCCAGGTCGACGGTTTCTGCACCACACCGTACCCGCCCATCCTGGGTCTGTCGCTGGCGCAATGGGCGCTGGTGGCGTTCGTCCTCACTGCCATCCTGGTGCCGCTGGGCATCTATCGGAATCGGCGCCGGGCTTAG
- the hmpA gene encoding NO-inducible flavohemoprotein gives MLNADQRAIIKATVPLLESGGEALTTHFYKMMLSEYPEVRPLFNQAHQASGDQPRALANGVLMYARHIDRLEQLGGLVGQIINKHVALQILPEHYPIVGSCLLRAIEEVLGKDIATAEVIAAWGAAYGQLADILIGAEEGLYKAKEEADGGWRGARDFRVVRREQESSEIVSFYFAPIDGKPVLKAEPGQYIGLQLFIDGAEQRRNYSLSALCDGEQYRISVKREAGGKVSNHLHDQLQVGDTLKLFPPSGDFTLAPGDKPLVLISGGVGITPTLAMLEAALKTERPVHFIHCARNGSVHAFRDWIDSLAAQHPQLQRFYCYAEDDGSRDANAVGLLTQDLLVEWLPRARDVDAYFLGPKGFMAAIRRHLKALGVPDAQSRYEFFGPAAALE, from the coding sequence ATGCTCAATGCCGACCAACGTGCAATCATCAAGGCTACCGTCCCACTGCTCGAAAGCGGTGGCGAGGCGCTGACCACCCACTTCTACAAGATGATGCTCAGCGAGTATCCCGAAGTGCGTCCGCTGTTCAACCAGGCGCACCAGGCCAGCGGTGACCAGCCTCGTGCGCTGGCCAACGGCGTGCTCATGTATGCCCGCCATATCGACCGGCTGGAACAATTGGGTGGTCTGGTTGGCCAGATCATCAACAAGCATGTGGCCTTGCAGATCCTGCCCGAACATTACCCGATCGTTGGCAGTTGCCTGCTGCGCGCCATCGAGGAAGTGCTGGGCAAGGACATCGCCACCGCGGAAGTGATCGCTGCCTGGGGCGCGGCCTATGGCCAGCTGGCCGATATTCTTATCGGTGCCGAAGAGGGCCTGTACAAGGCCAAGGAAGAGGCTGACGGCGGCTGGCGTGGTGCCCGGGATTTTCGTGTGGTGCGCCGTGAGCAGGAAAGCAGCGAGATCGTCTCGTTCTACTTTGCGCCTATCGATGGCAAGCCGGTACTCAAGGCCGAGCCTGGTCAGTACATCGGCCTGCAGTTGTTTATCGACGGTGCCGAACAGCGCCGCAACTATTCGCTCTCGGCATTGTGCGATGGCGAACAGTACCGCATCAGTGTCAAGCGCGAGGCCGGGGGCAAGGTGTCGAACCATCTGCACGATCAACTGCAGGTCGGCGACACGCTCAAGCTGTTCCCGCCGTCTGGCGACTTCACCCTGGCACCTGGCGACAAGCCGCTGGTGCTGATCAGTGGTGGTGTCGGCATCACCCCGACCCTGGCGATGCTCGAGGCTGCGCTGAAGACCGAGCGTCCGGTGCACTTCATCCACTGCGCACGCAACGGTTCGGTGCATGCTTTCCGTGACTGGATCGACAGCCTGGCGGCGCAGCATCCGCAACTGCAACGCTTCTATTGCTATGCCGAGGACGACGGCAGCCGTGACGCCAATGCGGTCGGCCTGCTGACCCAGGATCTGCTGGTCGAGTGGCTGCCGCGAGCGCGTGACGTGGATGCCTACTTCCTTGGACCGAAGGGCTTCATGGCGGCGATCCGTCGTCACCTCAAGGCCCTGGGGGTTCCGGATGCGCAGAGCCGCTACGAGTTCTTCGGGCCGGCGGCTGCTCTGGAATGA